The DNA window TCGGTCGTGGACGGGAAGGTGAACCTGATCGCTGCGGTGACACCGGATCTCAGTAAGCGCTTTCACGCCGGTAACCTGGTGCGGACGGTGGCTGATCTGGTCGGCGGTTCCGGCGGAGGGAACGCGACCATGGGGCAGGCCGGAGGGCGCGAGCCGGGAGCGCTCGACGCGGCGCTCGCGCGGGTGGATGAATTGGTCGAGGCGATGGCAAGGAAGGGGTGAGGTGGGCTTGCGGAACGCAGGTCAAAACCGTCTCCGAGCCTCGGCGCTAAACTTCGCGCCTGCGTTGCTTCGCGACCTGAGTGGAAGCGGGCATCGGATTCTGCGTTCAGGGCGCAGTGCAGGTTCGGTTTCGCAAGCGAGGAATGGAGGTCGATCATGTATCGGGTTATGAAGAAGGCGGTGCTGGCGGGATTGGGTGTCCGCGCGATGGTCAACGACGTGGTGGACGACTTGGTCAAGAAGGGGGAGAGCGCCCAAGACAAGCAGTCGACCAAGGTTCGGGAGTTTGTCTCCTCATGCGAAGAGTCGGCGCAGGGTGTCGAGCGCGCGCTCAAGGGCGGGTTGGACGCGGTGGTCAAGGCGGTGCGACCGGGCCGGAGCGATCTGGGCGCGATCGAGCGACAGCTTCACGAGCTGTCGCAGAAAGTCGACGCGCTGTCGCGGAACTCCTCAGCCAAGCGATGACGGCCGGGGTGACCGCTGCGCTACGACTACGCCGGGTGTTGGCGCTGGACGTCGGAGACCGGCGGATCGGCATCGCGGCGAGCGATGAGTTGGGGATCACGGCGCAAGGGGTGACGACCCTCCACCGACGGTCGTGGGCCGCGGACCTGACTGAGATCGCGCGGCTGGTCGAAGCACGGGAGGCGGAAGCGGTCGTGGTGGGGCTTCCGCTGGCGCTCGATGGGACCGCCGGGCCGAGAGCCCAAACTGTCCGCGCGTTCATCAAACGCCTGGAATCGGTGGTTACGGTGCCGATCCTGACCTGGGATGAGCGCTTCTCGACCGTTGCCGCCGAACGGGTGCTGCTCGACGCCGACGTCTCCCGCGCGAAGCGTCGGCGGGTGGTCGACAAGACCGCCGCGGTGGTGATCCTCCAGCACTTTCTCGACGCTCGCGCGAATCGGGAGTCCGATGCGCTCTCTTGACGCGTTGCATCGGGTGCATCGAAGGCGACGGAGACCATGCGCCGCGTAGCCCCGCCCAAATACGCCGCCCTCTTTGGCCTGTTCATCATGCTGGGGATGTTGGCGTTCGGCACCCACGTGGCCGCGTTTTTGGCGTCTCCCCCGGGCGGTGACGGCGGACCCATCACTTTTGAAATCGTTCGGGACGAGCCACTGGCGCGCGTGGCCTCACGGCTTGCCGACGAAGGCTTGATCCGCAACCAAGCGTACTTTGTCATGTTCGGACGATTGACGGGCAGCGAACGACAGCTCAAGCCGGGGGAGTACGCGCTGTCGCCCACCATGCGCCCGCTGGAAATGCTGCACCGGTTTCGGCACGGCCTGGTGGTGCTCCATCCGCTGACGATTCCCGAGGGGTATTCAGTCCGGCAGATCGCCGCGGTTCTGCGGGATGCCGGACTCGGCGATCCGGACGAGCTGTTGACGCTCGCGGAGTCTCCCGAGTTCGCGCGCGAGCTCGGACTCGATGTGCCGAGCCTCGAGGGGTACCTGTTCCCGGATACCTACGCGTTTCCACGCGGCGTCGCCACCGCCGATATGGTTCGACGCATGGTCGAGCGGT is part of the Nitrospirota bacterium genome and encodes:
- the ruvX gene encoding Holliday junction resolvase RuvX, yielding MTAALRLRRVLALDVGDRRIGIAASDELGITAQGVTTLHRRSWAADLTEIARLVEAREAEAVVVGLPLALDGTAGPRAQTVRAFIKRLESVVTVPILTWDERFSTVAAERVLLDADVSRAKRRRVVDKTAAVVILQHFLDARANRESDALS
- the mltG gene encoding endolytic transglycosylase MltG, with protein sequence MRRVAPPKYAALFGLFIMLGMLAFGTHVAAFLASPPGGDGGPITFEIVRDEPLARVASRLADEGLIRNQAYFVMFGRLTGSERQLKPGEYALSPTMRPLEMLHRFRHGLVVLHPLTIPEGYSVRQIAAVLRDAGLGDPDELLTLAESPEFARELGLDVPSLEGYLFPDTYAFPRGVATADMVRRMVERFRETYQPVWAARAADLGLTQHQVVTLASIIEKETGAGIERPIISAVFHNRLRRRMPLQSDPTVIYPIKDFNGNLRKVDLVRDNPYNTYRRRGLPPGPIANPGREALEAALYPSPVDYLYFVARNDGTHHFSRTLREHNRAVDQYQRRGQRPRTKVATTRGA